The Chitinophagales bacterium genome has a window encoding:
- a CDS encoding DUF4288 domain-containing protein, with the protein MKTFASQIIYSIKCDGVFTGQYDEQWRLVFAEDEERAIEEAKTVGMNESSIMVDRHGRTISWELIAIKDIRELQLGHGSLLSSKVIDVTAIASPVWKLEAV; encoded by the coding sequence ATGAAAACATTCGCATCACAGATCATCTACTCAATCAAATGCGACGGTGTATTTACCGGGCAATATGATGAACAATGGAGACTGGTGTTTGCAGAAGATGAGGAGCGTGCAATAGAAGAGGCAAAGACCGTTGGCATGAATGAGTCATCTATTATGGTCGACAGGCATGGTCGTACTATCAGCTGGGAACTGATAGCTATAAAGGACATCAGGGAATTACAACTGGGACACGGCTCTCTTCTGTCGTCAAAAGTTATTGACGTTACAGCCATAGCGTCCCCAGTCTGGAAACTGGAAGCCGTATAA
- a CDS encoding histidine kinase, protein MPLSAFSIAAGHFIFLHFIYNIDTYTALTDSTISAIYMLLAFWGIAQSVKVYPTRVGVTLYSLFVAVFLGFCTVYLSTITIRWWLDTGDSYYSHFLDSSGPVRYVIYWLLFSWIATFFALNKSITTQEQKFKQQADSSALHKEAELFKLRQQLQPHFLYNSLNSINALTIIEPAKAQEMVGKLSDFLRNSVQREAKEKIPVQDELDYLRNYLAIESVRFGDRLNVTFNQQNDIKGTIAPFLLQPLLENAIKFGLYGNTGSVTIAIDIKAKNGLLIFTISNPYDAQTNNSPKGTGFGLAGVQRRLYLLYARADLLETSKDGQIFTTTLKIPQDNV, encoded by the coding sequence TTGCCGCTATCAGCATTTTCGATAGCGGCAGGCCACTTTATATTCCTGCATTTCATCTACAATATAGACACCTATACAGCGCTGACAGACAGCACTATCTCTGCTATATACATGTTACTGGCATTCTGGGGTATTGCCCAGTCAGTTAAGGTATACCCTACGCGAGTCGGAGTTACCTTATATAGTCTATTCGTGGCTGTATTCCTTGGCTTTTGCACCGTATACCTCAGCACAATAACTATCAGGTGGTGGCTGGATACCGGCGACAGCTATTACAGCCATTTCCTGGACAGTTCAGGGCCGGTACGTTATGTCATCTATTGGCTGCTCTTTAGTTGGATAGCTACTTTTTTTGCACTAAATAAAAGTATTACCACCCAGGAACAGAAGTTCAAACAACAGGCAGACAGTTCTGCATTGCACAAGGAAGCTGAGTTATTCAAATTACGCCAGCAATTGCAACCACATTTCTTATACAACAGCCTGAACTCGATCAATGCATTAACGATAATAGAGCCCGCCAAAGCCCAGGAAATGGTAGGTAAATTATCAGATTTCCTGCGCAACTCGGTTCAAAGAGAGGCGAAAGAAAAAATTCCTGTACAGGATGAATTAGACTACCTGCGCAATTACCTCGCCATTGAGTCCGTTCGTTTCGGAGACCGCTTGAATGTGACATTCAACCAGCAGAATGATATCAAAGGAACAATAGCCCCATTCCTGTTACAACCGCTGCTGGAAAATGCTATAAAATTCGGACTGTATGGCAATACAGGTAGTGTAACTATTGCTATAGATATAAAAGCTAAGAACGGGTTGTTGATATTCACTATCTCCAATCCATACGACGCACAGACCAACAATTCGCCCAAAGGAACAGGTTTTGGACTGGCAGGGGTACAGCGTAGGTTATATTTGCTATATGCACGTGCCGACCTGCTGGAAACCTCCAAAGACGGACAAATTTTCACCACTACGCTAAAAATACCACAAGACAATGTTTAA
- a CDS encoding DinB family protein: protein MKSNLFKVFIPVLVILFFAQCGQNAEENEPVSYAISEGHVKVWDIAIEQVLELVDSMPDNMLNYKPHDSIRTFAEQIIHIGISSEMITNLFLKDIPRPQNIPEVNAAEMTKDDLKKFVKERLEAARANIASMSDDQLLHEHVKSYMGNTMTRLEGMYFAHDHLSNHKAKANLYIRVAGIRPPHYRYY, encoded by the coding sequence ATGAAGAGCAACCTATTCAAAGTTTTTATCCCGGTTCTGGTAATATTGTTTTTTGCACAATGCGGTCAAAATGCTGAAGAGAATGAGCCCGTATCGTATGCAATATCAGAAGGACATGTGAAAGTATGGGACATTGCCATTGAACAGGTGCTTGAACTGGTAGATTCAATGCCGGATAATATGCTCAATTACAAGCCTCATGACAGCATACGTACATTCGCAGAACAGATCATACATATTGGTATCTCGTCTGAAATGATCACGAACCTGTTCCTGAAAGATATTCCACGACCGCAAAATATACCTGAGGTGAATGCCGCAGAGATGACCAAGGACGACCTGAAAAAATTTGTAAAAGAACGATTGGAAGCTGCCCGTGCCAATATAGCCAGTATGTCTGATGACCAACTGCTGCACGAGCATGTGAAATCTTATATGGGTAATACCATGACACGGCTGGAAGGTATGTATTTTGCTCACGACCATTTGAGCAATCATAAAGCCAAAGCCAACCTTTATATACGTGTTGCAGGTATCCGTCCGCCACACTACAGGTATTACTGA
- a CDS encoding response regulator, with product MFKVILIDDEPLARQLLKSMLKDNNQFEVVAECGDGFEGFKAIQQHQPNLLFLDVQMPRLNGFEMLELLDEAPSVIFCTAFDEYAMKAFETHAVDYLLKPVTKERFEKAIEKFISQAGYVRENNLGNLAEEQVYEGYQNRIVVKDNGVIRIIPASDILYIEANDDYIKIFTKEGHFLKKSTLTRIENSFDTEAFIRVHRSYIVPVSQLIRIEPYEKGSHIALLQSGVKVPVSKTGMEKLKDTLGW from the coding sequence ATGTTTAAGGTAATACTCATTGATGACGAACCATTGGCCAGGCAACTACTCAAAAGCATGTTGAAAGACAACAACCAATTCGAAGTAGTTGCAGAATGTGGTGACGGTTTTGAAGGCTTCAAAGCTATCCAGCAACATCAGCCCAACCTGTTATTCCTGGATGTACAAATGCCCCGTCTGAATGGATTTGAAATGCTGGAGTTGCTGGATGAAGCCCCATCTGTAATTTTCTGTACCGCATTTGACGAGTATGCCATGAAAGCTTTTGAAACACATGCAGTTGACTATTTATTGAAACCTGTTACCAAAGAACGTTTTGAAAAAGCCATTGAAAAATTTATTTCACAGGCAGGTTATGTACGTGAAAACAACCTGGGCAATCTTGCTGAAGAACAGGTATACGAAGGTTATCAGAACAGGATAGTTGTAAAAGACAACGGCGTGATACGTATTATCCCTGCATCAGACATTCTGTATATTGAGGCAAATGATGACTACATCAAAATATTCACCAAAGAAGGCCATTTCCTGAAAAAGAGTACGCTTACCAGGATTGAGAACAGCTTTGACACCGAAGCATTCATTCGCGTACACAGGTCATATATTGTTCCTGTAAGCCAGTTGATACGTATTGAACCCTATGAAAAAGGTAGCCATATCGCACTGCTGCAATCCGGAGTAAAAGTACCCGTCAGCAAAACGGGTATGGAGAAACTCAAAGACACATTAGGCTGGTAA
- a CDS encoding HAMP domain-containing histidine kinase, which translates to MRQYLNWKTYLIFAALCIVGASLYYTSQLAAKLAAEERKKMEQVAEGIKIMVDESSLGQDLIFASSFVSQNTTIPFIAVDDSGVIQQYNNLDTAKVRKDPNYLKRKLEDFKEVGPPIEAELGYGLGKHYVYYGESYLLTQLRYFPYVQLAIIMLFLVVVLIALSSAHRSIQNQVWVGLSKETAHQLGTPLSSIEGWLEILKDDKTNEDALDEMQKDLDRLKLVADRFGKVGSVPVLEEEDLRVRLQNMAEYMQKRSPAKVNITLAAMDHEIPANISGPLFDWVLENLMRNALDAMEGKGTISIKVEDTPQQIRIDVADTGKGIPKHLVKKIFDPGFTTKKRGWGLGLSLSKRIIEKYHHGSLLVKQTETGKGTTFRIILRR; encoded by the coding sequence ATGCGCCAGTATCTCAATTGGAAAACTTATTTAATATTTGCAGCTCTATGTATTGTGGGCGCATCCCTGTATTATACCAGCCAGCTGGCTGCAAAACTGGCAGCAGAAGAGCGGAAGAAGATGGAACAGGTGGCCGAAGGTATTAAAATTATGGTTGATGAATCATCACTCGGGCAAGACCTGATATTCGCATCCAGTTTCGTATCTCAAAATACCACGATACCATTCATCGCTGTAGATGATTCCGGTGTTATTCAACAATACAATAACCTGGATACGGCAAAAGTGAGAAAGGATCCTAACTATCTTAAAAGAAAACTGGAAGATTTTAAAGAAGTTGGCCCACCTATTGAAGCCGAACTGGGTTACGGGCTGGGCAAGCATTATGTGTACTATGGTGAATCGTACCTGCTTACGCAGTTGAGGTATTTCCCTTATGTACAACTGGCTATTATCATGCTGTTCCTGGTTGTCGTGTTAATAGCTTTAAGTTCTGCTCATCGATCTATACAAAACCAGGTGTGGGTTGGTTTGTCAAAAGAGACAGCACACCAGTTGGGCACTCCTCTCAGCTCTATTGAAGGATGGCTGGAGATACTTAAAGACGACAAGACCAATGAGGATGCTTTGGACGAAATGCAAAAAGACCTTGACAGGTTGAAACTAGTGGCGGACAGGTTTGGCAAAGTAGGCAGCGTACCCGTGCTTGAGGAGGAAGATTTGCGTGTGCGTTTGCAGAATATGGCTGAATATATGCAGAAGAGGTCGCCTGCAAAGGTAAATATTACGCTTGCCGCAATGGATCATGAGATACCTGCCAATATCAGCGGGCCTCTTTTTGACTGGGTGCTGGAAAACCTGATGCGCAATGCGCTGGATGCAATGGAAGGGAAGGGTACGATCAGCATAAAGGTAGAGGATACGCCACAGCAGATACGTATTGATGTGGCAGATACAGGAAAGGGGATACCTAAGCACCTGGTAAAGAAAATATTTGATCCGGGTTTTACTACCAAGAAAAGAGGGTGGGGGTTAGGCCTGTCCCTCTCTAAACGTATTATTGAAAAATATCATCATGGTTCATTGTTAGTTAAGCAAACAGAAACCGGGAAAGGAACAACTTTTCGCATTATCCTGAGGAGATGA
- a CDS encoding aminotransferase class I/II-fold pyridoxal phosphate-dependent enzyme: protein MHVPYGKTVHGEEEIEAVVNVLRTSTQMGKNVRELEEKIAALYNKEYGLMVNSGSSALYLAADLLNYDKGAEIITPALTFSTTVAPQLKKGWVPAFVDVEEGTYNIDVNKVKEMITSKTRAMIIPNLIGNLPDWEALREIADDHDLFVLEDSADTLGAEIGGASSGRFTDMSTTSFYGSHIINCAGNGGMLCVNSEAFYNRGRLLRSWGRSSSLFVESEKIENRFNVELEGIPYDAKFVFEEPGYNIEGSEMGAAFGLVQLGKLAQNIDARTANYNNLRSFFEQYEEYFVLPKQLPDSRTGWLAMALTIRDTAPFIRQDLQIFLEKRNIQTRTVFTGNILRQPGFKNQPHKAASGGYPEADKVMRGGMLLACHHGLNNEQIAHIKESITEFMKGV from the coding sequence ATACACGTACCCTACGGTAAGACCGTTCATGGAGAAGAAGAAATAGAAGCAGTAGTAAATGTGCTGCGTACCTCCACCCAGATGGGAAAAAACGTACGCGAACTGGAAGAAAAGATAGCAGCCTTATATAATAAAGAGTATGGTTTGATGGTGAACAGCGGTTCATCTGCATTGTACCTGGCAGCCGATCTGCTGAATTATGATAAAGGTGCTGAGATAATTACACCGGCTCTTACTTTTTCTACCACTGTAGCCCCACAGCTTAAGAAAGGCTGGGTGCCGGCGTTTGTTGATGTGGAAGAAGGTACTTACAATATTGATGTGAATAAGGTAAAAGAAATGATCACGTCGAAAACGAGAGCTATGATCATACCTAACCTGATAGGCAACCTGCCGGACTGGGAAGCGTTGAGGGAGATAGCAGACGATCATGACTTGTTTGTGCTGGAGGATTCGGCTGATACTCTGGGTGCTGAGATAGGTGGTGCGTCTTCGGGCCGTTTTACCGATATGAGCACTACCAGTTTCTATGGTTCACACATTATTAATTGTGCCGGTAATGGTGGCATGCTGTGTGTGAATTCTGAAGCGTTTTATAACCGTGGCAGACTGCTACGCAGTTGGGGCCGGAGTTCATCATTGTTTGTTGAATCAGAGAAGATAGAGAACCGTTTCAATGTTGAACTGGAGGGAATTCCTTACGATGCAAAATTTGTATTTGAGGAACCCGGATATAATATAGAAGGCTCTGAAATGGGTGCTGCGTTTGGGCTGGTACAATTGGGTAAGCTGGCACAGAATATAGATGCACGTACTGCTAATTATAATAATCTGCGTTCGTTCTTTGAGCAATATGAGGAATATTTCGTGTTGCCAAAACAATTACCAGATTCAAGAACAGGCTGGCTTGCCATGGCCCTGACCATTAGGGATACAGCACCTTTCATCCGCCAGGACCTGCAGATATTCCTTGAGAAACGTAATATACAGACACGAACTGTTTTCACCGGAAATATCCTCCGTCAGCCGGGCTTCAAGAACCAGCCGCACAAAGCTGCTTCTGGTGGCTACCCTGAAGCTGATAAAGTGATGCGCGGTGGTATGTTGCTGGCTTGTCATCACGGGTTGAATAACGAACAGATAGCGCATATCAAAGAAAGCATAACAGAGTTTATGAAAGGAGTGTAA
- a CDS encoding glycosyltransferase family 2 protein, which produces MIVCTNDTAVVILSYNGKKWHELFLPEIVAEATTGYDVIVADNASTDDTLEYVQNRFPSVKTLHIPLNRGFSNGYAEALKKIQAKYYILLSADFEVTKGWFPPLLAAMQRYPGLAACQPKIRYWREKEYFEYAGAAGGFMDSYGYLFCRGRIFTELEKDNGQYNDDIEVFWASGGCFMVRADLYHKYGGLDNDLYAHMEEVDLCWRLKNGGYKIGYIADSTVYHVGGSVISYGSPQKLYYNFRNNLILLLKNEKTSRLLWLFPLRFILDGVAGARLLLTGHFTETFTIIKAHFHFYGSLGKWLQRRKECKKQVSHRNESGRMKASIVWQFFVLRKKTFNKLKWEPERLK; this is translated from the coding sequence ATGATTGTCTGTACCAATGATACCGCCGTTGTAATACTCAGTTACAATGGTAAAAAGTGGCATGAGCTCTTTTTACCGGAAATTGTTGCCGAGGCCACTACTGGCTACGATGTTATTGTTGCCGATAATGCATCTACAGACGATACGCTGGAATATGTACAGAACAGATTCCCGTCTGTAAAAACGCTCCATATCCCGCTCAACAGGGGTTTCTCCAATGGCTATGCCGAGGCACTGAAAAAGATACAGGCCAAATACTATATACTGCTCAGCGCCGATTTTGAGGTCACAAAGGGATGGTTCCCTCCCTTGCTGGCTGCTATGCAGCGATACCCCGGCCTTGCTGCATGCCAACCTAAAATAAGATACTGGAGAGAAAAAGAATACTTTGAATATGCCGGCGCAGCCGGTGGCTTCATGGACAGTTACGGCTATCTCTTTTGCCGCGGCAGAATATTTACAGAACTCGAAAAAGACAACGGCCAGTACAACGACGATATCGAAGTATTCTGGGCATCAGGCGGATGCTTCATGGTGCGTGCCGATCTGTATCATAAATACGGCGGACTGGACAATGACCTGTATGCACACATGGAGGAGGTAGATCTGTGCTGGCGACTGAAAAACGGCGGTTATAAAATAGGCTACATTGCCGACTCTACGGTATATCATGTAGGAGGCAGTGTCATCAGCTATGGCAGCCCGCAGAAATTATACTATAATTTCAGAAACAACCTGATACTGTTGCTGAAAAACGAGAAAACAAGCCGCCTTCTATGGCTTTTCCCGCTCAGATTCATATTGGATGGAGTGGCCGGAGCCAGGCTGCTTCTTACAGGTCATTTCACAGAAACCTTTACTATTATCAAAGCACATTTCCATTTTTACGGCAGCCTGGGCAAATGGCTGCAACGTAGAAAAGAATGCAAAAAACAGGTATCTCATCGCAACGAATCAGGCAGAATGAAAGCCAGCATAGTGTGGCAATTCTTCGTTCTACGTAAAAAGACATTCAATAAGCTGAAATGGGAGCCTGAAAGACTTAAATAG